Genomic segment of Geminocystis herdmanii PCC 6308:
CCAATTTTTAAACCAGTGAAAATATAAGGAACTGTGGAAGGAAATAAAATGTTGAAAAAGTACTCAGTTTTTGATAATTTAAGCACCCTAGAAACGTTATTATAATCTTGGGGTATTTGTTGTACTCCTACCGTTGTATTGATGATAATAGGCCAGATTGCGGTGATAAAAATAACGAAAATTGCTGAAGGATCAGCTTGTCTTAAAGCCGCTAAGGATAAAGGCAACCATGCTAACGGCGGAATAGTTCTTAGTACCTGAAAAATTGGGTCTAAGGCGGAATAAACAAGGCGATTTGCTCCAACTAAAATACCTAGTGCAATACCAACTACCGTAGCTAAAGAAAACCCAATGGCAACCCGTTTTAAACTAGCTAAAAGTTGCCAAAATAAACCGACATCTGTACCGCCATTATGAAAAAAGGGATTAATAATATAAGGGTCCCATGTTTCTTTAACTACGGTAATAGGAGAAGGTAAATTAGGTTTTTCTCCTGAACATAAAATTTGCCAAATAGCTAATAAAATAAATAAAGCAACGAGGGGTGCAATAATTTTTCTCGTATTTTGAGAGTATAAAATAGAAGTTAAAATATTA
This window contains:
- the ntrB gene encoding nitrate ABC transporter permease, with product MTARLQKTSKSSNILTSILYSQNTRKIIAPLVALFILLAIWQILCSGEKPNLPSPITVVKETWDPYIINPFFHNGGTDVGLFWQLLASLKRVAIGFSLATVVGIALGILVGANRLVYSALDPIFQVLRTIPPLAWLPLSLAALRQADPSAIFVIFITAIWPIIINTTVGVQQIPQDYNNVSRVLKLSKTEYFFNILFPSTVPYIFTGLKIGIGLSWLAIIAAEMLVGGVGIGFFIWDAYNSSQMSQIILALIYVGIVGLLLDRLVSFVATLVVPEEQK